From the genome of Ostrinia nubilalis chromosome 1, ilOstNubi1.1, whole genome shotgun sequence:
attgttgaatatgtgtgtacaaacgtaacacccgaaacgatggaatgacccttaAGTAAACCAACTaatattgaataaattaatagacACTACACATTTTTTCAAGGCACTATAATGTAGGAAGGTTAAAAGTTAACACATTTTATTTCAGAAATATTTCTTCCGTAACTTAGGGGCAATATTAACCTTTGCGATGGTTGGTACGGCTCTTTCTGCACTAGTGATTGGATCTCTAATGTATGGCTGCGTGCAGCTCATGCCAGCGTCACTTGCAGCCAGCTTCACTTTTCTAGACACCTTGTACTTTGGTGCATTAATCTCACCCACCGATCCGTTAACTGTCCTGGCTATATTTTCTCAGCTGAAAGTAAGTTctggtttacttattttttattcgaCAGAATTTTTTGATTAACCCCTTAACAGCTGTTCCGTACTCAGTCCGTGACACATATTCCGGCGGTTAAAGGGTTAAGCTCCTTGGGATTGTTTTGGCCATCtggtattaatttaatttgtacttAATACACTCATTAATTTGACGTGTTATActgaattttaaatatttactctacttatttattaaaatatcatttaaGTGCAGAATAGAGTAAATGCTTTGCTTGAATTACACACTCATTCATTTAAATCCTTATTGACTTTGTTATTAATACTCCAATCACAAATGAATTAGTTTTTATTATGCTTAGGTACAGACTCAGTTCTAAAAACTTGTTTACCTCATCGCATAAAAACTCATACCTGCATAGAGGCATACAAAAAGTTTCGTAGTCACAAAGATAAAtccaaaatatttattgctgtAAACGTTGATTAATGTTTTTGACTTTGATTAATCTTTTGCGCCTGTTAAAATCTtgttaatctatatatatataaaagaaagtcgtgttagttactccacttataactcaagaacggctgaaccgatttagctgaaaattgtcagggaggtagtttagagacaggagaaggacataggatactttttatcccgttcgaaataaaaaaaaagtctgcttatttattgacattaaggcggaacaaagttcgccgggtcagctagttattaatattaaatggcTACATATTTATTCTAGGTGGATGTCAACTTGTACGCCATGATATTCGGAGAGAGCGTCCTTAACGATGCTGTGGCGTTAGTATTGAGCGGGTAATTACTTTGCATTATTATCTTCGCCTCACGTGACACGAAGCCGTGATGTCATCGTGACTGCTCATTTGGACTGGaacaaaaaaggaaaattatCCTCCACATTATGGTGGAACGCTATACTGAAATAAATACGCCTTTATTTTCCGGTGATCATAGGATTACCTACTTGGTCAAAAAGGAAAATATTGCCATGAAAACAGAAATATAAATAGATTCTATCAATAATACACttgggttttttttttcagtgccATACAAAACTATGAAAAGAGGTACTCTAACGATGGTGGCTTCGAAATCACTGCGTTCTTGGGTGCAATAGGAGATTTCATCGGGATATTCAGCCTTTCTCTCCTCGTCGGTGCTTTTATGGGCTGTCTGACTGCATTGATATCCTTTTTAATAGATTATACCATTtcgtgaaaataattttaacattgatTTCGATTGCGCTGAATGCGGAAAACTAAGATTAGAAAATCTTTTTTCATCTCAAATGGTAAATGGTgataataatattcataaataatcagtaataaaaatcactCGAAACTTGACATGAAGCATAATGAACGGCATAAAACTGGTTTCTAGGTTTTACTGGTTCTAGGGAatttccataattttaaaatgCCATCGGTAAATTCGACGATTTAGAtcgtttaataaaaaaatgtactagAAAACCGGTCTGCATTGCGATGCGCGCCAAACTGCGTATCTAAGAAAATTTCCATAACGCTCCACCTTTTCATTTGGGGAATTACCAATTACTTACAATGTTTTGATAGTTAAGAATCAATTTACGACTTTATTAATATATTCAATTAATGCAATATTTCCTTAACCGCTGTGCACATGACAAAGTTCACGCATGTCCGCGAATGGCCGCTTCTGGAGTCTGCGCTGTTTGTTCTCATGTCGTACGCCGCTTTCCTCATCGCAGAAGTGTGCGAACTTACAGGTACGTGTTATGTCACATGTTACTAATTTAtccaaagaaaattaatctataatttaaaaatgaatcgcaaaatgtgttggtgatacttggtaagcgcataactcaacaacgcctggagcagttttaccaattctttttttttaatgttcgttgaagtccaaggatggtttttttTACGACGTGAAaagttcgaataatttccgagAAAACCCTAAAATAGCCCTTTTTTcatgcgggcggaaagctagtttaatatGAAATTAGAATATCTACTTAGTGCAAAAAGTCCGCATAGAATTAGGTGAAAGATAATTTAGTGCGTTTTTCCTGTGATGCAGATCTATTCCGCATACGGGCTGCctgcatttcattatttcatatgcgcgtgccgaaatccgcatcacaaaaaaaatatttttctttccgtGATGGAAACACATTCGAAGATCACTGTTAGGCTTGTACCTACAGACATTTTATAGACATACCCTGCGATTGCTCCCTCACCTTATAGGTACAGGTTGAAAATGTTTGATACTGATAAAAAAAACGCGGCGCAAAATGATGCCTTGGCTTAAAAACATACTAGTATTTTTCCAGCCAAAATGAGGTCAATTCGTTTATTCAAATTACTCCAAGTATCTTCTTTCAGTGTACAAATGGAAGATTGTAACAAGTTTCTGTTATCATTATGCAAAAGAAGTCATTGTCAATTTAACCAATTAGTGCATAGGACGCTAGTTTGAATGACACTGCTTGACCTTTTAAtgtaatctacactaatatctatactaatgcgaaagtaactctgtctgtctgtcttgctttcacgcctaaaccactgaaccaattttgatgaaatttggcatagagatagtttgagtcccgggaaagtacctacatattttatcccggtttttgaaacagggacgcgcgcggtaaagtttttctgtgacagacaaaattccacgcagacgaagccgcgggcggaaagctagtaagacaTAAATGGTGATGTAAAATCACTATTTCTATAACACCTCATTCAtcatatttacaatttattcaCTCTTATAatagactagctgtgcccgcgacttcgtccgcgtggaataatgactttgggtaggcgcttttaatttagtctaattattttacaaaaagctTTTGCTTACCAGATTTttgcaatataaaaaaaaagtttaccaataatgcttgcagtattattggtaaactttttttttatattcctaCTGGTGCTAGAATCGCtaagcttccagcatgccactggccgtgggagaaggagattttcctcaagactactcccactaccaaGGGCTTCCGCCAAAActgttatttcatacaaactttgccccccctttttacctccttaggggtagaattttggaaaatcctttcttatcagatgcttacgtcattcaaagaacacaccgtccaagtttcaggactctacgatcagcggtttaggctgtgcattgatccatcagtggcgcgcgcagtacttgatcattattttgatgcgatgttattttaaaactgcgatatctcctaagatatttattgaaatcgaatggtgtaaagggcagAATGTTTagaattaaatacttgtggtgaataatttatttatttggataaggatatttttgcgaaactttaaccgtttacgcagcgtcagctctcaaaaggaaaaaaatcactgatttgaaacattcttcatttgacattggtgctccgctcctattggtcttagcgtgatgatatatagcctaaagccttcaggaactaacgggctatccaacacaaaaagattttttcaaatcggttcagtagttcctgagattagcgcgttcaaccaaacaaacaaacaaactctttagctttataatattagtatagatataatgTAAATGcagtaaataaaattgcaattcaatattatgtactGAGTAGTGTTACAATAActggtttttatttttcttacatgTTTATTTCCTATGCTCTAATTACGCATTATATGTattaacttttaacaaaattgGAACAAATGCAACTAGGTACTGAAAAAATCCTTTTCAATCTCCCAGTCTCCCACAATGTTTTAAATAGGTTTGATTCATCTTAACGCGCGTTAATGGATCACGaaactttaacaaaatatggctGTCAACAGCGCTTGTGCGCCCTAAATATAAAACgttctaaaaaaaattaagaagtgTTCTAATCTATTGTTTTTGCAGGCGTTGTGGCAGTACTATTCTGCGGGATTTGCCAAGCCCACTACACATACAACAACCTGTCATCGGACTCCCGTAACCGGACCAAACAACTATTTGAACTGCTGAACTTCTTGGCTGAGAACTTCATATTCACCTACATAGGGGTTTCGATGTTCACCTTCCCGAAACACCATTTCGACCCGTGGTTCATCATTGCTGGATTTGTAtcctttttaaaacaaaatagagTCTAATCTGCATTGCGAATTGGAGCTGTCTCTCTTACTGGCTTTGTGATGCCTGCTTGAGTGAAATAGACGAATAGAGAACCAAATACCTATGCTTAGTGGGCCCACTGTCTAGACCTCTAGTGGCCGAAAAAGGAGACATTGTTACAACAATAACTTGTGCAGTTGATGCAATGTTTGCTACAGTACTATAGCGTTACGTAGTTTCTTATTACCccactacggcaaagcaaaaggcgggttatgattttgacaggctatgtatgtacgtatgttcatctgttccctcgtaacttctaaactacttatcagaattcgacaaatgacatatcattaggagcgtcttaattgtccgctggttataggctatatggggtttcacaaaatctaatgtagcgccctctagcggacaaaacatacagagtaaaaaaataaagttaagataaatatgccgtgtttggtatcatttgaaagcgctttacttgtacattttgaatatatattcatgggctgattgcatatgattcacatcttttcgttcatagcttcttttcTACTTATTTTAAGCAACATTTCCTTAGCAAAGGCTTTAGATTACTTCAACCCTTGGCCGAGCCGTCAACATCTATCCTTTGTCGTTCCTGTTGAATTTGGGAAGAAAACCGCCCATCCCGATGAACTTCCAACACATGCTTTTCTTTTCTGGTAAGTTTTCAGATTCTATAGTATTATTGGCTAAAATTGTATGACAGTTGAATGTAAACAACTCCAGTATCAATTTTACTATCGCAAATAGCGCAGGAATATGaacaatatttttcttaattaagaggacattacattacatcatacataccgggcaacatggaaagcattggggtaggcctatgttcagcagacgtcctatggctgagatgatgaagaggacattaattaatattatactaatattttttatcatgccaTATTTGTGCATGACTCATTCGTGTTACTTATAACACGATGTAGTGGCAAAGTCCTTTAGCGCTTTAGCTGGTGGTGGTAGAATTCTTGTCACCATATTTTGGACTTTTTCCAGAAGAAATAAGGTTTAAAGCCTAAATAAACCCTCATTTCAATTCGATGCAGGTCTCCGCGGCGCCATGTCTTTCGCGCTAGCCATCCGCAACACGGTGTCCGAAGCGCGGCAAGCTATGCTGACCACCACTTCGCTGATCGTTATCGCCACCGTGGTTCTTCAAGGCGGGGCCGCGACGCATGCGCTAGCTTACCTACGTATTCCCACCGGGTACGTACCAAAATATGCCTTATTTATACTAATTTTATGTCTCGaatccgtctggccagcgtaggAAGTGTCGTAGATCCAATACTCCACTTGCCTAtggtaaattagaaagggtCGTGCTTCTGCAGTAGAGACTAAAAGACCTGATGATGAGAATGACACAAAAAAGACCTAAATGGAGTACTTACCCACAATCCGCAGCAACTACACATGACGTCAGAGCGTCAAAGCGTCCAAAAAGTGACCTTATTGTATGCGCCGAGGGTTAGTGAAGTGAAAGCACATTGGTGCTAAGTTGACTTCTGCAAGTTCTTGTTCCGCGGATTTTAAGAGCAGCAAAACTCCATTCTATCATAGAATGAAAATTCGTAGACGTGACATCACTCATAAAGACTCAGGTGTGCGGTACAGCACATTAGAACGCAATTATCACAGATTAATAGTTGGTACGTGTTCAGAACACGTTGTTCTAATTATAACACAAAGACCGAGAGCTACTAAAAAAAACAAGTTGTTTTGCTAGCTATTTTATTACCCTTAATTTATTATCTCGTGGAACCCTAAGCGGCgttattgatttctattgtgacTCGATTCGCTGGACCTGAAGGGCTActatgttaattaattaaccaATCATATTTTTGTCTTCTAGAGAAAACCAAAATGATGAAAACGAAGCTCTTCCCTACCGCGATGTTAGAagtgtaagtatttttaattaatattattgtgaCTAACTAAAGTGCCCAATTTTTAGCGGTAACGTTTGACAAGCTTTACGCACAGACACAATTTTTAGACGTGCTATGGAGTTTTCATAACAAGCAGTTAATAGATTTTTcctactatttaaaaatattttgattttgcaTAGAAAAATTACGCTATCTTCCcttgatttcttttttttttttgcttgttaAATATTTTGCGCTTCCTACTTTTTATATCCCATTCATTTACATAATTCGCCTTTCACAGTAATAATTAACCTAGTatagcattttagttaaaaaataattagcaTAAATTGTTGCCAAATGGCTCATCTTTAGTTTATTTCAAAACAGTGTTACAACTAAATGACTTGAGATTATGTAGAGTAGAGATTTTAGCATTTTTAAGTTTTGAAATGATGAATCTTGTCGCCATTCAACAAGTTTAACATTTTGAAGATGTATTAGTTATGTTATGTCCTCAATTATGTATGACTGTATATTCAATTTACTGAAAAGGGTAGGTTTTCGTTTTAACATCACGGTAAtggttacaaaattatttatgtaattgtCACACTGTCCTTGCCATTCAGATTGTTCATATGTACCGTCCCCATCAGTAACTAAAtgcttatttatatttgttatacCGCTCCACTAAACCAAAAgacagtaagtaggtaatttgtaTTGGCACTGTACAAAATTGGGAGTCGCTCACATGTATTGCCATTCGTACccgtacagtcgacagcacatctgATAACTTTGATGCAATATAGTACTTATTGCGActgcataagatgccacagtttgGCTTGATGTGCGGTTGTTTGTACCCACATTTGACACAACACAAAGCACGCTAGGGCAGTGCCGCGCATGTCATTAATAACATATTATTCTGGCAGCTCTACCAGGCCACGGACTCCGGCGGACCGGTACGTACTAGTGTTGCCAAGAAGCACCCACTAATGCAGCTTTATAGGTGTCACATGCCGCTTACCCGCAAGGCTTGGCAGTTAACGTTCATGACATTTTATGTTAATCTACGGACGAAAATCACGTGACATCCTACTCATtgtcatacaaaataagtttgcGACCCAATGTTTGCAAGTACAAACTCGTCAACTGTTTGCCTTTTTCCTGTAATGCGGAATTCGACAAGCGTGTTTATCTGATTGCGTCCGCGAGCGTGTAGCCCGCGTAATAGGAATAACTAtctgaaataataaaatgcGGGCAGTCCTCATGCGAACTAGATCCGCATGCGTGACaaaatccgcatcacaggaaaAGTCACAAGTTTTGTTTAACTCGTTTTCTGTCAAGCCTTATATCTAATGGCACAAGTCTGGTCTCAATGGTATATTATTAACTCATGTTTTTCTCTCGATTCCAATTTACCTATAGTGTTGAACCTGACTTGTCACATGATTTTGGTGTAACCATCCAAGCGACTAATTCAttgtcattattttttgtttgtttaaaaaCGGTCGACTACCGTCTCTACCTATTGAAATGTACGACGGCTCGGCGTTGCGTAGCCATGACTTTGAAATATTGCAAAACATGCATAAACCGCGTATGTTTGTTATCCAGTCCACCGACATGGGTTTCGGCCTTCGAAATATGGACCCAACGCAACAGTCCACTTGCGACAGAACTACAGTAAGACATGCACGCTTTTGAAAAACAATACATTTTGCATGAGAAATAACAAGTCAAGATAATAACGtgtaatttacaaaaatagtgttttaataaattgataaaatacTAGGTACCAAATGTAATTGCAGTATGATTGATGAACTTCAATTAACAAAGCAAGTTATTAAGCGACTATTTACTAGAATCTAACATTTCCAGAATACTTTATATCTAACTTTATTCACATATTTCTTTTTCTGCATGTAACATACCTAATTAACTGGAAAATAACATATTAATTGTGTGTCATATTAGGATCGTTAATACTTTTTGACGTCGAAATAAAGTACGTTTGCGactgaacataataatatttattcttgaGAATTTTAAGCAATGTGATGTTCCTATTTTATAGATGTAAACGTTAAAATATAATAGATTCGAAGTGCATATCAACAACGCACATTAAATAACACATTTTTCTATGCAAGCATCCCCATTCAAAGTACAAATAAGCCAGTAAGGCTTCCCACTTGTTGACACACAATTTCTTTTCCAACTTCAGCTTTTAGAACTCAATTgcatgacattttattttagtttgtttgGTTTCTTCTCACAATTTAGACTGGCAGCATGGTAGTTAAGTGGGGCAATGGCGCAAAGGGAGTGGTTATGCCTTGGCAACTTAACTCGTATGACGTATgtacattttttatattttatattgtgtGATGTTTGAGCATGATTGGCATGTAAATAATACCTAATGAGCACCCACTGAAATGATCCATCAACTAacgtgatattatttttatgtatttatgcgTTATGTCAGTTCTGTTGTAACTGTATTATTTTATGTGTTAACTTATATTCTTCTAATTTCTTCCTAGTACCTAAGGTATTATATTATTAGCAATATTTCAAAATCTAGAATTAATAGTTAGAAGGGTTATAACTAAAACAAATGGGTCAGTTCAATATACAGATTATATTAATACatgattattaaatattatatgtCACTAATCACACTCACTATTTTGAAACAGTCTTTCAAACTACCTTAGCAAAAATATTCCATGATACACCTGGTACCCTTGCTCCCCTGCTGAAGGTAGTGTAGTTTATGCTTAAACTACcctgaaacaaaagaaagttTACATTGATTTATGTGTTACAGGCTATTTTAACTCATTGTCTTTCTCTCCCTAGTTAATTAAGTGCTTTAATGTCAAACTGATGACTACATGTCATATTTATACGCTCATGCAAAAACATGGCCTTGCATGAGGGTATATTTCAGGTTTATCGaagattttaactaaaatgcttttCAAATTGTCTATGGATACAATATTTGATCCCCCAAACCTTATTACGTGTGactttgtttataaaaatattttaagaatacattgTAATAATGTTATGGTAATTTTATATTCATTGAACACCAGGAGGGCGGTAGAGGATCAGGCGACGGCACTGTGGGTGAAAAAGCCCGCCTCGCCAGGCTTTGGGGCGCTGTGGACTCGCGTCTGCTCAAACCCCTACTTACCCACGCTCGGCCCCCTCTCACTGAGACTCTGCCGGGTTTCATGAGACCCGTAGCTCGAGTGCTGACGACCACCCACCAATATACACAAGGGGtaactattattattgtttcgtcCTAAACTAGCTACTTCCAAGATCGTAAGGCTACGGTCTCCTATTAAACGCTATACGCGGCGTACGACGTCAGTGTCAAACGTTCTTATCGCCTTTGAATTAACGTTTCGACGTCAACGTCTAAAAAGGAGAAAGTCCATAACAGTACATTTTATACGCTTTTTTATAGTAAGCATTgcgacgtgtataagcgccctggcgCCTACTTAAGCCCTAAGtactaaataaaaaactttcactgaatttaataaacttaacatttttttcCAGGATAATACCCTTAGAAGaactgattctgattctgatctCTGCATTGATGAAACACAACCTGTTCCTACAAGCATTGATCCACAGGTAAATAGCTTTCAAATTGCCTTTTATTAATAAGTCTtacattttctattattattatgcaaatacataattatatcaaattttataaaaaaaacaacaaccaTTATATGGAATggcttaattattttgtttttatttcattttaaaacaaaaaactcaAATATCTTTCAGTTATTATTTACACTTAATAtcataactatgtatttatattttttatacatttaatttgataattattacatttgaatttatttttggttGCAGCTGTCGATTAATGTTCGGAACGGATATGGGCATGTTTAAAAGCTTTGTAGTATATTTTTGAATTACGGCTGTGATATAAAATGGTTCACGTAGTAGGTagttagagaattgtttaaattaATGGAGGACAATATTTCTTGATTATTGCACGCAGCAAATTTGGCCTGGACTCGTCGACACACGGATATCGGTAGAGGGTATCACCGGCAGTAATATTTAATCGTACCTGCCAGTTAACAAAATGTAATAACAGAGTGCcacattaaatataattatgtattgttttttttaaatatcattcaaataaaatattttaatgtagtGCTGGTGCACTCTTTATGtacattttatcatttttagatGAGCTCCAAGTATTTACTACCTGAATGTGATATTATAGTAAATGTAATGTGATTTTTGTGACATGTTGAAAAGACCAAcaaataatcatttattaaatACTTTGTATGTGCTCTACTATCGTAATTCATGGCAGATTATGTCGTTCTTTCTAGTCTACTTTAGAAGATGTAAATTGTATCATCTATCTATAATATACTTTGATGTATTTTGCTATTCCGCTTTTGACAGTGTCTTTAAAATATTTggcttttttaaattattaacccATTAAATGggctttatattattttatggtcATTTGAAGTATTTGAAAACCTTTATATCTgatctgagccccgattacggtattttttaacgtcaacaatccagacacgcttctcgattctgcgatacgattggtcgttcaacagcttACGTCatctgttttgaccaatcgtattgcagaatcagaaacgcgtctggattgtagacgttaaaagttgccgtaatcggggctctggggTACGATTCTCATGCAATCGAAGATCGTTCAGAGGGTTTTATTAGGTTTTTTCGACTATTTACACCGTTTGTGCATTCTCAGAAGTTCACAATCGAAAAAGTTCGATCGAAAACCACTCGAACGCTACGAGTGCTATGTACCAGTCgataattaatttgttataaaatagtctccaataaggcctcagcctcgaacttagcgggcagcggggcggcggcggcggcggcgcgggagcggcaggatcttatgcgtaaaatcaaatggaccggttctcgaaaacagcggcgcggcagcggggcggcagcgggcaacgagcgggcagcggcgagggagcgggcatcGAGCGgggagcgcactccttcttttgcccacaataaatcgagcgttaggaataaatttgaatcgaaataaaattgtcgccgttgttcagacatttcgtttgcgaataaaaacaaatatctcgacaacacaaccccgaacacaacacttcgccgctaaagcgccgcgcgagctgcccgctggtttcgagaacgggtctgcgttgcccgccccgctcccgcgccgccgccgccgccgccccgctgcccgctaagttcgaggctgaggccttaaacTCGTATgaagaaaactaaattatttgttatatttttttcaactatgaCATTGGCACTAATTAGACATGTAGGTACAcgtaatgaaatatttaaaattgaacctttaaaactttatatttt
Proteins encoded in this window:
- the LOC135088241 gene encoding sodium/hydrogen exchanger 6, translated to MHTIIFLGVLLHAVLFCCGSGTDIALDAKATLLHRIDSLNLLIYTCLLTLTVLTIWVFKHRRVSWLHETGLAVIYGLIVGAIIRYAGSTNQITHIDVHPAPDTKYNLSVPPDVLRFHFPDKLQVSHAGDIPVPNKTYAYSFRGEIVNIEQNEIDLKATFDPEIFFNIILPPIIFHAGYCLKRKYFFRNLGAILTFAMVGTALSALVIGSLMYGCVQLMPASLAASFTFLDTLYFGALISPTDPLTVLAIFSQLKVDVNLYAMIFGESVLNDAVALVLSGAIQNYEKRYSNDGGFEITAFLGAIGDFIGIFSLSLLVGAFMGCLTALMTKFTHVREWPLLESALFVLMSYAAFLIAEVCELTGVVAVLFCGICQAHYTYNNLSSDSRNRTKQLFELLNFLAENFIFTYIGVSMFTFPKHHFDPWFIIAGFITSTLGRAVNIYPLSFLLNLGRKPPIPMNFQHMLFFSGLRGAMSFALAIRNTVSEARQAMLTTTSLIVIATVVLQGGAATHALAYLRIPTGENQNDENEALPYRDVRSLYQATDSGGPSTDMGFGLRNMDPTQQSTCDRTTTGSMVVKWGNGAKGVVMPWQLNSYDEGGRGSGDGTVGEKARLARLWGAVDSRLLKPLLTHARPPLTETLPGFMRPVARVLTTTHQYTQGDNTLRRTDSDSDLCIDETQPVPTSIDPQQIWPGLVDTRISVEGITGSNI